One Blastococcus sp. Marseille-P5729 genomic window, GCGCGCACACCGGGCGCACCGGGCCGTGTGCAGACGCCCTGATCTCGGCCGGGGTCGCGGAGGTCGCGTACGCCGTCGCCGACCCGACCGACGAAGCCAGCGGCGGCCATCACCGTCTCGTGCAGGCCGGCGTCCGCGTCGACGGGGGAGTGCTGCGCGAGGAGGTCGCGACGGGGGTGCTGCGCGCCTGGTTGCACAGCCGCTCGACGGGGCGTCCGTACGTGATCTGGAAGGTCGGCCAGAGCCTCGACGGCCAGGTGGCCGCGGAGGATGGCAGCAGCCAGTGGATCACCGGCCCGGACTCGCGGGCCGCCGTGCACCGGCTGCGCGAGCAGGTCGATGCGATCGTGGTCGGCGCCGGCACCGTGCGCGCCGACGACCCGCGCCTGACCGCCCGTGACGCCGGCGGCCGGCAGCGCGAACGCCAGCCGCTACGAGTCGTGCTGTCGAGCACCGGCCGGCTGCCGGCCGAATCCCACGTCCTGGACGGTAGCCTCCCCACTCTCGTCGCGCTGGGCCCGGGCACCGACCTCGGGTCTGTCGAACGGATCACCGCAAAAGGCGCGCAGGCCTGGATCTCACCCGGCCACCCCCACGAGGGCATCGACCTCGACGTGCTGTTGCAGCAGCTCCACGAGCGGGGGCTGCTCAGCGTCCTCGTCGAAGGCGGCCCCACAGTGGCGGGGTCGTTCGCCGCTGCCGGGCTGATCGACGAGGTGCAGGCCTACCTCGCGCCCAAGCTCCTGGTGAGCGGGATGTGGCCTGCGTTACGGGGATACGGTGTAAGGAGCATCGGCGATGCGATAGACCTGGAGATCAGCGGCGTCCGGCGCATCGGCACCGACGTCCTCGTCACCGCCGTACGGCGCGCAGGAGGAAAGTAGGAGCGTGTTCACCGGAATCATTGAGGAGATCGGCACGGTCTCGGCGCTGCAGCAGGACGGCGACAACGCCGTCGTGCGAATCGAGGCACCCACCGTGGTCGCGGACGCCACGCACGGCGCCTCCATCGCGGTCGACGGCGTCTGCCTGACCGTCGTGGAGCACGACGCCGACGGCTTCACAGCCGACGTCATGGGCGAGACGCTGAGCCGCTCGACGCTCGGTGAGCTGGCTGCTGGGTCCAAGGTGAACCTTGAGCGCGCGATGCAGGCCGGCGGGCGGCTCGCCGGGCACATCGTGCAGGGCCATGTCGACGCGGTCGGCACACTGATCGAACGCACCGCACACGAGAAGTGGGACGTGCTGCGCTTCTCCATCCCGGTCGAGCTGGCCCGGTACGTCGTCGAGAAGGGATCGATCACGATCAGCGGGACGTCGCTGACCGTCAGCGCGGTTAGCGAACCTGAGGCCTCCGAGCCGTGGCTGGAGGTGTCGCTGATCCCCACGACCCTGCAGCTCACCACCCTCGGGGCGCTTCAGGTGCAGGACCGGGTGAACCTCGAGGTCGACGTCCTGGCAAAGTACGTCGAGCGAGCGCTCGCGGGCTATCAGCGGGCCGAGGACCAGTCTGGGCGTGAGAAGTGAGCGAGTTCGGCAGCATCGAGCAGGCCCTGGATGACCTTCGGCAGGGCAAGGCGATCGTCGTCGTCGACGACGAGGACCGCGAGAACGAGGGCGACCTCATCTTCGCTGCTGAGATGGCTACGCCCGAACTGGTCGGGTTCATGGTCCGCTACACCTCCGGCTACATCTGCGTGCCGCTGACCGATGAGGCGTGCGACCGCCTGGACCTGCCGCCGATGTTCCACACCAACCAGGACAAGCACTCCACGGCCTACACGGTCACCGTCGACGCGAACGAGGGCATCACCACCGGCATCAGCGCCCTCGACCGGGCGCACACGATCCGCGAGCTCGCCCGCCCCGATGCCACCCGGGCAGACTTCCGCCGTCCCGGCCACGTCGTCCCGCTGCGCGCTCGCGAGGGCGGCGTGCTGCGCCGTGCGGGGCACACCGAGGCCGCGGTCGACCTGTGCCGCCTGGCGGGCCTGCAGCCGGCCGGGGTGATCTGCGAGATCGTCTCGCAGAAGGAGGTCGGGGACATGGCCCGGCTCGATGAGCTCACCGTGTTCGCCGGCGAGCACGACCTCACCCTCATCTCGATCGCCGACCTGATCGCCTACCGGCGCCGCAGCGAAAAGCACGTGCGGCGGGTCGCCTCGGCGAAGATCCCCACGCCGTACGGCGAGTTCGACATGGTCGGCTACGACACCGAGTTCGACGAGATCGAGCATGTGGCGCTCGTGTACGGCGACATCGGCGACGGCGAGGACGTCCTCGTGCGGGTGCACTCCGAGTGCCTGACCGGGGACGTGTTCGGTTCGTTGCGCTGCGACTGCGGGCCGCAGCTGCACGCCGCCATGCAAGCGGTCGCCGAGGAGGGCCGCGGCGTCGTCCTATACATCCGGGGTCACGAGGGCCGCGGCATCGGTCTGCTGCACAAGCTGCAGGCCTACCAGCTGCAGGACCAGGGCGC contains:
- a CDS encoding bifunctional 3,4-dihydroxy-2-butanone-4-phosphate synthase/GTP cyclohydrolase II → MSEFGSIEQALDDLRQGKAIVVVDDEDRENEGDLIFAAEMATPELVGFMVRYTSGYICVPLTDEACDRLDLPPMFHTNQDKHSTAYTVTVDANEGITTGISALDRAHTIRELARPDATRADFRRPGHVVPLRAREGGVLRRAGHTEAAVDLCRLAGLQPAGVICEIVSQKEVGDMARLDELTVFAGEHDLTLISIADLIAYRRRSEKHVRRVASAKIPTPYGEFDMVGYDTEFDEIEHVALVYGDIGDGEDVLVRVHSECLTGDVFGSLRCDCGPQLHAAMQAVAEEGRGVVLYIRGHEGRGIGLLHKLQAYQLQDQGADTVDANLDLGLPVDGRDYGTGAQILADLGIRSMRLLTNNPAKRAGLEGYNLRVTGRVPLPLSVNPHNVRYLTTKRDRMGHLIDGLPEGAEPGILP
- the ribD gene encoding bifunctional diaminohydroxyphosphoribosylaminopyrimidine deaminase/5-amino-6-(5-phosphoribosylamino)uracil reductase RibD, with the protein product MSRHEEAMREAAALAELAAGLSSPNPPVGAVVVRDGQIVGRGHTQPAGQAHAEVMALRDAGDLARGSTVVCTLEPCAHTGRTGPCADALISAGVAEVAYAVADPTDEASGGHHRLVQAGVRVDGGVLREEVATGVLRAWLHSRSTGRPYVIWKVGQSLDGQVAAEDGSSQWITGPDSRAAVHRLREQVDAIVVGAGTVRADDPRLTARDAGGRQRERQPLRVVLSSTGRLPAESHVLDGSLPTLVALGPGTDLGSVERITAKGAQAWISPGHPHEGIDLDVLLQQLHERGLLSVLVEGGPTVAGSFAAAGLIDEVQAYLAPKLLVSGMWPALRGYGVRSIGDAIDLEISGVRRIGTDVLVTAVRRAGGK
- a CDS encoding riboflavin synthase, with product MFTGIIEEIGTVSALQQDGDNAVVRIEAPTVVADATHGASIAVDGVCLTVVEHDADGFTADVMGETLSRSTLGELAAGSKVNLERAMQAGGRLAGHIVQGHVDAVGTLIERTAHEKWDVLRFSIPVELARYVVEKGSITISGTSLTVSAVSEPEASEPWLEVSLIPTTLQLTTLGALQVQDRVNLEVDVLAKYVERALAGYQRAEDQSGREK